The Candidatus Kryptobacter tengchongensis genome contains a region encoding:
- a CDS encoding Trypsin-like peptidase domain-containing protein — protein MFNQPLRKSYRSLLYIILTVLLLLFPSISFADADRIFKENSKAVVIVIAYDEKGNRISQGSGFIVREDGAIVTNYHVISNARNIKIKVGDKTVDVEGLIHIDKENDLVILKIKGENLPTVRLGDIEKASVGEKVYVISSPQGFENTISEGILSGIWEIVGTNKKILQITAPVSRAGQWQFKRGVIDKWIGEEALKRVTQNKRTYSKKQMKTIYSMEKI, from the coding sequence ATGTTTAATCAGCCTTTAAGAAAAAGTTACCGCTCTTTGCTTTACATAATCCTGACAGTCCTATTACTCCTTTTTCCGTCTATTTCCTTTGCTGATGCAGACAGGATTTTTAAGGAAAACAGCAAGGCTGTTGTGATAGTAATTGCTTATGATGAAAAAGGCAATCGGATAAGTCAGGGAAGTGGGTTTATTGTGAGGGAAGATGGAGCCATAGTTACAAACTACCATGTTATAAGCAACGCAAGGAATATCAAGATAAAGGTAGGGGATAAAACCGTAGATGTTGAAGGTTTAATTCATATAGATAAAGAAAATGACCTTGTTATTCTAAAAATAAAGGGAGAAAATCTCCCCACTGTAAGACTTGGAGATATTGAAAAGGCAAGTGTTGGAGAAAAAGTCTATGTCATAAGCAGTCCACAGGGGTTTGAAAATACAATCTCTGAGGGGATATTAAGCGGGATATGGGAGATAGTAGGAACAAATAAAAAGATTCTCCAGATTACTGCACCTGTTTCAAGGGCTGGTCAGTGGCAGTTTAAGAGAGGTGTAATAGATAAGTGGATAGGTGAGGAGGCGTTAAAAAGAGTAACACAAAACAAGAGAACTTACTCAAAAAAGCAGATGAAAACAATTTACAGTATGGAAAAAATTTAG